The Intestinibaculum porci DNA window ACCAGAGGCTGAGGCATTATATCAGAAGATTTATAACGCATTATAATTTATGACCTTACAACAGTTAAAATACGTTCTTCAGGTGGCTAAAGACGGGAGTATTAATGAAGCTGCCAAGAACCTCTTCATCTCTCAGCCGAGCTTATCAAATTCTATTAAAGATATTGAAGCCGAATTGCAGATCTCGTTATTTCACCGAACCAATAAAGGGATCACGATTACCAATGAAGGGGAAGCTTTCCTTGGCTATGCCCGCGCTGTCGTAGAGCAGTATGCGTTACTGGAAGAGCGTTATCTTGATAAACGTAATACCCAGATCAGTTTTTCCATCTCTACTCAGCATTATTCTTTTGCGATCAATGCCTTTGTAGAACTCTTAAAAGAAGTGGATTATGATGCCTACAATTTCTCTATTGAGGAAACCAAAACCAATGAAATTATTGAAAATGTGAAAAATATGAAAAGTGAAATCGGGATTCTCTATATGAATGATTTCAACCATGATGTTATTTCTAAAATCTTGAACGAATCTAATTTGACTTTCCATTCACTTTTTGTGGCAAAACCACATGTCTTCATGTCGACCACGCATCCATTAGCATCGAAAAGTGTCTTAACCCTTGAAGAATTAGATGATTATCCTTATTTATCTTATCTCCAGGGAGATACCAATTCTTTCTATTTTATGGAAGAGATTCAGTCGACTTATCCCCATAAAAAATCCATTAAGGTGAGTGACCGTGGAACCTTATTTAACTTAATGATCGGTCTTAATGGCTATACTATTTCAACCGGGATTATTTTCAATGAATTGAATCCGGAAGTCATTGCCATTCCATTAGCAATTGATGACTATATTGAAGTCGGTTATATCATTCATAAGAAATCCTTTATCACGCCTCTAGCAACACGCTATTTAGAGCTCCTTAAAGAATCTTGTGAATCATCTATTATCAGGGAATCCTAATTCCCTGTTTTTATTTTGACCGTTGGGCACCAAAAATGACCGTTCGCACCCAAACTATTGCATTTGCATGAGGATTACCTACAATGAAGGTAGAAGAAA harbors:
- a CDS encoding LysR family transcriptional regulator, yielding MTLQQLKYVLQVAKDGSINEAAKNLFISQPSLSNSIKDIEAELQISLFHRTNKGITITNEGEAFLGYARAVVEQYALLEERYLDKRNTQISFSISTQHYSFAINAFVELLKEVDYDAYNFSIEETKTNEIIENVKNMKSEIGILYMNDFNHDVISKILNESNLTFHSLFVAKPHVFMSTTHPLASKSVLTLEELDDYPYLSYLQGDTNSFYFMEEIQSTYPHKKSIKVSDRGTLFNLMIGLNGYTISTGIIFNELNPEVIAIPLAIDDYIEVGYIIHKKSFITPLATRYLELLKESCESSIIRES